The Devosia sp. YIM 151766 genome includes a region encoding these proteins:
- a CDS encoding carboxyltransferase domain-containing protein, protein MSDIDNIAPERPLIVPLGDSALLVRFGSRLDDAANAAALSLARALEDDPVAGLVEMVPSLVSVLLIYDPAKAEPVRLAGEISLRLSRPSRHAAASHRIAVQFGGADGPDLDAVAASLNLSVATFIEQHCAAPLRVLATGFAPGFVDCGFHPDHLTLPRRKQVRPLVPAGSVLFAAGQTAITATDIPTGWHVIGRTEFRNFDAARLPPTQLKAGDMVSFEALR, encoded by the coding sequence ATGAGTGACATAGACAATATCGCGCCGGAGCGGCCGCTTATCGTGCCGCTGGGCGACAGCGCCTTGTTGGTGCGGTTCGGCAGCCGGCTGGACGATGCGGCCAATGCGGCGGCGCTGTCCCTGGCGCGCGCTCTGGAAGACGATCCGGTCGCCGGGCTGGTGGAAATGGTGCCGAGCCTGGTTTCGGTGCTGCTGATTTACGATCCGGCAAAGGCCGAGCCGGTTCGCCTGGCCGGCGAGATTTCCCTCAGATTGTCCAGGCCATCCCGCCACGCTGCGGCGTCGCACCGGATCGCGGTGCAATTCGGCGGCGCGGACGGGCCGGACCTCGACGCGGTGGCGGCGAGCCTGAATTTGAGCGTGGCAACCTTCATCGAACAGCATTGCGCCGCGCCCTTGCGGGTATTGGCCACTGGTTTTGCGCCGGGTTTTGTCGATTGCGGGTTTCATCCTGACCATCTGACGCTGCCACGGCGCAAGCAGGTGCGGCCGCTGGTGCCGGCGGGCAGCGTGCTGTTCGCGGCAGGACAGACGGCCATTACGGCGACCGACATCCCCACCGGCTGGCATGTGATCGGGCGCACGGAATTCCGCAATTTCGATGCGGCGCGCCTGCCGCCGACACAGCTCAAGGCAGGCGATATGGTCAGCTTCGAGGCGTTGCGATGA